One genomic region from Anopheles bellator chromosome 2, idAnoBellAS_SP24_06.2, whole genome shotgun sequence encodes:
- the LOC131209631 gene encoding 3-ketodihydrosphingosine reductase, with the protein MNHSTEIILTISGIVLVHGLIFYFFLSKSRLIKGKHVVVTGGSSGIGLWAAVECVRLGAHVTVVARNVPLLEKALQELEKWRVRDTQKLHFRSLDLSRDYEAVSKTLDELERDVGPIYMLVNCAGMAICGTVEDTSVTDAHRLMDVNYFGTYYPTRHVLPKMKAAGDGIIVITASQAALMGVYGYGAYAASKFALRGLAETIAMEARHRGVSVTLALPADTDTPGFENENRSKPEETKIISGSGGLAKPQDVGRKIVQDALKGSFFSISGLESWVLSILCVGMAPWKGPLLCFAQCYLLGPLRLLGLGLQWNFQRIIKNCAKRREQA; encoded by the exons ATGAACCATTCCACCGAAATCATCCTCACAATATCCGGCATCGTGCTGGTGCACGGTTTGATCTTCTACTTCTTTCTTAGCAAATCGCGCCTCATCAAGGGAAAACATGTCGTCGTGACCGGCGGTTCCAGTGGAATCGGATTGTGGGCGGCGGTCGAATGCGTGCGATTGGGTGCCCACGTTACCGTCGTAGCCCGCAATGTGCCACTTCTCG AGAAAGCCCTGCAAGAACTGGAAAAGTGGCGGGTTCGCGACACTCAAAAACTCCACTTCCGTTCGTTGGATCTGTCGCGCGATTACGAAGCGGTCAGCAAAACGCTGGATGAATTGGAGCGTGACGTCGGCCCAATCTATATGCTGGTCAACTGTGCAGGTATGGCCATCTGTGGTACCGTTGAGGACACATCCGTCACGGACGCTCATCGACTGATGGACGTTAACTACTTCGGCACGTACTATCCGACGCGTCACGTGCTTCCAAAGATGAAGGCAGCGGGTGATGGAATCATTGTTATCACCGCTTCCCAGGCCGCCCTGATGGGTGTGTACGGGTATGGGGCATATGCGGCGTCCAAGTTTGCGCTGCGCGGACTCGCCGAAACCATCGCCATGGAAGCACGGCACCGCGGGGTTAGTGTGACACTGGCGCTTCCGGCCGATACCGATACGCCGGGcttcgaaaacgaaaatcgCAGCAAACCGGAAGAGACGAAGatcatttccggttcgggcgGGTTGGCGAAGCCACAGGACGTGGGCCGCAAGATTGTGCAGGATGCGCTTAAGGGGTCGTTCTTCTCGATTAGCGGTCTCGAAAGCTGGGTGCTGAGTATTCTGTGCGTTGGAATGGCACCGTGGAAGGGACCGCTGTTGTGCTTCGCACAGTGCTACCTTCTCGGGCCACTCCGGTTGCTCGGGCTGGGATTGCAATGGAACTTTCAGCGCATCATCAAGAACTGCGCCAAGCGGCGAGAGCAAGCCTAG